The following proteins come from a genomic window of Acidobacteriota bacterium:
- a CDS encoding zinc ribbon domain-containing protein — MPIYEYRCLDCETHFEQIVLGTQNDAECPSCSGERFEQLFSSFAVGGGSMESALKETGPCGCGAPQRGMCGQLAN; from the coding sequence ATGCCGATTTATGAATACCGCTGTCTGGATTGCGAGACTCATTTCGAACAGATCGTCCTGGGCACCCAGAACGATGCCGAGTGTCCCAGTTGCAGCGGAGAACGCTTCGAGCAGCTCTTCTCCTCATTCGCGGTCGGCGGCGGCTCCATGGAATCCGCCCTCAAGGAGACCGGCCCTTGCGGCTGCGGAGCGCCCCAGCGGGGAATGTGCGGGCAACTCGCCAACTAG
- the nadA gene encoding quinolinate synthase, translating into MQQTTIETYKDRLESISRSLRPHPDQHLEFLGKKDIIERILYLRDVKNVLILGHNYMEPLVFHLSGEGERGDSLALSRYAAKSDKPIILFDGVLFMAETAKILNPEKKVLIADLNAGCSLADPFSAEDVRFYRQRYPQAPVVTYINSYAEIKAESDYCCTSANGLKVIEHAAREYGTDQVVFLPDSLMGENLQQELVKRGSDLDLIYPGKYDANFGRCEVHEKFTASHIRDIRKQYDIPRGGRDAAVLVHWECLPEVLEEADFYGSTSQMAGYVKNHAELRRVYMATECEMAANLATEFPQVEFVRTCNVFCRHMRRISLEKILHSLEHEVYEVEVPEPIRRASLGAIQRMLNIG; encoded by the coding sequence ATGCAACAAACCACCATAGAGACCTACAAGGACCGGCTGGAGTCGATCAGCAGGTCCCTGCGGCCGCATCCCGATCAGCATCTGGAGTTCCTGGGCAAGAAGGACATCATCGAGCGGATTCTGTATTTGCGGGACGTCAAGAACGTCCTGATCCTGGGTCACAACTACATGGAGCCGCTGGTGTTCCATCTGTCCGGCGAGGGCGAGAGAGGCGATTCGCTGGCGCTGAGCCGCTACGCCGCCAAGTCGGACAAGCCCATCATCCTCTTCGACGGCGTCCTCTTCATGGCGGAGACGGCCAAGATCCTGAATCCGGAAAAGAAGGTGCTGATCGCGGACCTGAATGCGGGCTGCAGCTTGGCGGACCCCTTTTCGGCCGAGGACGTGAGGTTCTATCGGCAGCGCTATCCCCAAGCGCCGGTGGTCACATACATCAACAGCTACGCCGAGATCAAGGCCGAATCGGACTATTGCTGCACCTCCGCGAACGGGCTCAAGGTCATCGAGCATGCGGCACGGGAGTATGGCACGGACCAGGTGGTCTTCCTCCCCGATTCCCTGATGGGGGAGAACCTGCAACAGGAACTGGTCAAGAGGGGATCCGACCTGGATCTGATCTATCCCGGCAAGTATGACGCCAACTTCGGCCGCTGCGAGGTCCACGAGAAGTTCACCGCCAGCCACATTCGGGACATCCGGAAGCAGTACGACATTCCCAGGGGAGGGCGCGACGCCGCGGTCCTGGTGCATTGGGAGTGCCTGCCCGAAGTCCTGGAAGAGGCCGACTTCTACGGCAGCACCTCCCAGATGGCCGGTTACGTCAAGAACCACGCCGAGCTGCGCCGGGTCTACATGGCCACCGAGTGTGAGATGGCGGCGAATCTGGCCACCGAATTCCCCCAGGTGGAGTTCGTCAGAACCTGCAACGTCTTCTGCCGCCACATGCGCAGAATCAGTCTCGAGAAGATCCTTCACAGCCTGGAGCATGAGGTCTACGAAGTGGAGGTCCCGGAGCCGATCCGCCGGGCCTCCCTGGGAGCCATCCAGCGAATGCTGAATATCGGCTGA